Proteins found in one Zea mays cultivar B73 chromosome 1, Zm-B73-REFERENCE-NAM-5.0, whole genome shotgun sequence genomic segment:
- the LOC100284017 gene encoding Protein yippee-like At3g08990-like: MGRLLLVSLPATGAVIYRCKHCDTHLAYDTDIIARTFRCKNGKAYLFNRIVNVNVGTKEEDRMMTTGLHTVCDIFCVACGAILGWKYLVAFDKSQRYKEGKFILDRSTALAAAPGDAAADHHHHHARVASSDDEDDHM; this comes from the exons ATGGGTCGGCTGCTGCTGGTGAGCCTCCCGGCGACGGGCGCCGTCATCTACCGCTGCAAGCACTGCGACACCCACCTCGCCTACGACACCGACATCATCGCAAGG ACGTTCCGCTGCAAGAACGGCAAGGCCTACCTCTTCAACAGGAT CGTGAATGTGAATGTTGGTACGAAGGAGGAGGACCGGATGATGACGACGGGCCTGCACACCGTGTGCGACATCTTCTGCGTCGCCTGCGGAGCCATACTCGGCTGGAAATACCTCGTCGCCTTCGACAAGAGCCAGAGGTACAAGGAAGGCAAGTTCATCCTCGACAGGTCCACCGCCTTGGCAGCCGCTCCTGGTGATGCCGCTGctgaccaccaccaccaccacgctCGCGTAGCAAGCTCCGATGACGAAGATGACCATATgtga
- the LOC103641047 gene encoding uncharacterized protein, which produces MAATTTASMMARVDRLDLLLGYLEEMHRNGNGNASPPSATTASSPSTLAAGGVHLISSDDDVDVDSSAGPSTPTWRRPRPAKEVLEEAQAKGSLIDRIASLEHRVLKMEEDMEVTPANTDKASQQPRATMMMSKNDDPSRKKKKKGLKSLVKSCLRHQRQPQTF; this is translated from the exons atggcggcgacgacgacggcgagcATGATGGCGCGGGTGGATCGGCTGGACCTGCTGCTGGGCTACCTGGAGGAGATGCACCGCAATGGCAACGGCAACGCTAGTCCCCCTAGTGCTACAACCGCATCATCACCCTCCACCCTTGCCGCCGGCGGAGTCCATCTCATCAGCAGTGACGACGACGTCGACGTCGACTCCTCCGCCGGCCCCAGCACGCCGACCTGGCGCCGGCCGCGGCCCGCCAAGGAGGTGCTGGAGGAGGCGCAGGCCAAAGGAAGCCTCATCGACCGCATAGCCTCTCTGGAACACCGTGTGCTCAAG ATGGAAGAGGACATGGAGGTCACACCAGCTAACACGGACAAGGCTAGCCAACAGCCGAGAGCGACGATGATGATGAGCAAGAACGACGATCCaagcaggaagaagaagaagaaggggctCAAGAGCTTGGTCAAGTCCTGCCTGCGTCATCAGAGGCAACCTCAAACCTTTTAG